One window of the Trifolium pratense cultivar HEN17-A07 linkage group LG2, ARS_RC_1.1, whole genome shotgun sequence genome contains the following:
- the LOC123904906 gene encoding F-box protein At5g49610-like, which produces MEVPQDIAFEIFSWLPAKSICKFKSTCNPISKFSEETLFRIKQTQNLFGKDDTCLFIQPNEISQRYVTERVELHSLPKHQLSSGAPNNVLSFLSKNTTSVIASSNGLVLCHNIDDPVKVFICNPITKSWSSIPIPESLQTQNNFANAKFMLHCSLDDYKVFIFENTMEWAPTCYRCNVYHGKEGVWKTMEHGFLPGGRNMEFDIPVFFNGSLHFISDSGQYFMKPSPFYKPYIMSYNLENGTSTMLRLPREAIRGCHHITCKMGIFNWGKASNSNGSLCLVKLSKSTFTVWFLGDYESCSWEKVFKMRVKAMGLKEKDLDVTSFTIVNGILLVFATNERVYSCGLDDKRFMMIEEICQHNCGSNPRIISYLDTYRSCGINAETMPC; this is translated from the coding sequence ATGGAAGTACCTCAAGACATTGCttttgagatattttcttggctACCCGCAAAAAGCATTTGCAAGTTCAAATCAACTTGCAACCCAATTTCCAAATTTTCGGAAGAAACACTTTTTAGAATAAAGCAGACTCAAAATTTATTCGGGAAGGATGACACATGCTTATTCATTCAACCCAATGAAATAAGTCAAAGATACGTCACAGAAAGGGTAGAGTTGCATTCTTTACCTAAGCACCAACTGTCTTCTGGTGCCCCTAACAATGTTTTGAGTTTCCTATCAAAAAATACAACTAGTGTCATAGCTTCAAGTAATGGTCTAGTTCTTTGTCACAACATTGATGATCCGGTTAAAGTTTTCATATGCAACCCAATAACAAAATCTTGGTCCTCTATTCCAATCCCAGAGTCACTTCAAACACAAAATAATTTTGCTAATGCAAAATTCATGTTACATTGCTCTTTAGACGACTACAAAGtgtttatttttgaaaacacaATGGAATGGGCGCCAACTTGTTATAGATGCAATGTTTATCATGGCAAGGAAGGTGTGTGGAAAACAATGGAACATGGGTTTTTACCTGGTGGAAGGAACATGGAATTTGACATTCCTGTATTTTTCAATGGGTCACTTCATTTTATCTCGGATAGTGGTCAATACTTTATGAAACCTAGTCCTTTTTATAAGCCATATATCATGTCTTATAATTTAGAGAATGGAACTTCAACTATGCTTAGGTTACCAAGAGAAGCCATAAGAGGTTGTCATCATATCACATGTAAGATGGGCATATTCAATTGGGGAAAAGCTTCTAACTCGAATGGATCACTATGTTTGGTGAAATTAAGTAAGTCTACTTTTACCGTTTGGTTTTTAGGAGATTATGAGTCATGTTCTTGGGAAAAGGTTTTTAAAATGAGGGTGAAGGCAATGGGATTGAAGGAGAAAGATCTTGATGTTACATCGTTTACAATTGTGAACGGTATTCTTTTAGTGTTTGCTACAAATGAAAGGGTTTATAGCTGTGGTTTGGATGACAAAAGATTTATGATGATTGAAGAAATATGCCAACACAATTGTGGATCCAACCCCCGCATTATCTCCTACTTGGACACTTATCGTTCTTGTGGGATTAACGCTGAAACTATGCCTTGCTAG